One region of Triticum aestivum cultivar Chinese Spring chromosome 6B, IWGSC CS RefSeq v2.1, whole genome shotgun sequence genomic DNA includes:
- the LOC123133724 gene encoding uncharacterized protein, with product MPWYLGMVCVMFTATFFNVVASRACDGDCSLAGVLSEISDYSETLSLLLLAPAFVLFFLRAAGCSSEDKEDFNEQPSPSLHESLKSPARLAVAAAGLFCGIISWTLRMCGCPQITDILGVAALFFLHLFIVLFYISAARALWRMNRRPAIGMVAA from the exons ATGCCCTGGTACCTCGGCATGGTGTGCGTGATGTTCACGGCCACGTTCTTCAACGTCGTCGCGTCCCGAGCCTGCGACGGGGACTGCTCCCTGGCCGGCGTCCTCTCTGAGATCTCGGACTACTCCGAGACGCTCTCCCTGCTTCTCTTAGCGCCGGCGTTTGTGCTTTTCTTCCTGCGCGCTGCCGGCTGCAGCAGTGAG GACAAGGAGGATTTCAATGAGCAGCCTTCTCCTTCTCTCCATGAAAGCCTCAAGTCGCCGGCACGCTTGGCGGTTGCGGCTGCAGGGCTTTTCTGCGGAATCATCTCTTGGACTCTTCGGATGTGTGGATGTCCACAGATTACTGACATTCTAGGCGTTGCGGCTCTGTTCTTCCTGCACCTATTTATCGTCCTCTTCTACATCAGTGCTGCACGGGCACTGTGGAGGATGAACCGCAGGCCAGCAATTGGCATGGTGGCAGCGTAG